One genomic window of Evansella cellulosilytica DSM 2522 includes the following:
- a CDS encoding BhlA/UviB family holin-like peptide: MEWLLQIINEYGFTVALVCYVIWDSRQREGRFIERENKYISIIESVKEIKNDVEDIKQDLKEKFNK; the protein is encoded by the coding sequence TTGGAGTGGTTATTACAAATCATTAATGAGTATGGATTCACGGTTGCTTTAGTTTGCTATGTCATATGGGACAGCCGACAACGAGAGGGTAGATTCATTGAGCGAGAAAACAAGTACATCTCAATTATTGAATCTGTGAAAGAAATTAAGAACGATGTTGAGGATATTAAACAAGATTTAAAGGAAAAATTCAATAAATAA
- a CDS encoding N-acetylmuramoyl-L-alanine amidase, producing the protein MVRIMIDPGHGGSDPGAVANGLMEKTLVLDIGKRVRKLLEQYEGVEVRMTRTNDTFVSLSDRAKMANEWKADYFASIHVNGGGGEGYEDFIHSNLSNSSQTAKYRDTMHSEIMKQIGGRNRGKKKANFAVLRETAMSAILTENLFIDNSSDAAKLKQSSFLDKIAQGHVNGFVKLFNLKKKPSPKPSKSNGELYKVQVGAFANKSNADRLAAELKSKGYSTYIVKE; encoded by the coding sequence ATGGTTAGAATTATGATTGATCCGGGGCATGGTGGAAGTGATCCAGGGGCAGTTGCAAACGGACTAATGGAAAAAACATTGGTGTTAGACATTGGTAAACGAGTACGTAAATTGTTAGAGCAATACGAAGGTGTAGAAGTACGAATGACACGTACAAATGATACTTTTGTTTCTCTGTCAGATAGAGCAAAAATGGCTAATGAGTGGAAAGCTGATTACTTTGCATCTATACACGTTAATGGTGGCGGTGGAGAGGGATATGAAGACTTCATACATAGCAACCTTTCCAACTCATCACAGACGGCTAAATACAGAGATACTATGCACAGTGAAATTATGAAACAAATTGGCGGCAGAAACAGAGGTAAGAAGAAAGCAAACTTTGCAGTGTTAAGGGAAACTGCTATGTCGGCTATCTTAACTGAAAATCTATTCATTGACAATTCTAGTGATGCAGCAAAACTAAAACAATCTAGTTTTCTAGATAAAATTGCACAAGGACATGTTAATGGATTTGTTAAACTGTTTAACTTAAAGAAAAAGCCGAGTCCTAAGCCATCAAAGTCTAATGGTGAATTATATAAGGTACAAGTTGGTGCGTTTGCTAACAAATCAAATGCAGATAGACTAGCAGCAGAGTTAAAGTCAAAAGGTTACTCAACCTACATTGTAAAGGAGTAG
- a CDS encoding phage holin family protein — protein MDILEYIVSELLYLIPALMVLGKIIKKGQYINDKHIPVVLLIVSVLFANLILGLSPESFIQGILIAGASVFGHQLLKQSKE, from the coding sequence ATGGATATATTAGAATACATAGTTTCAGAGTTGTTGTATCTTATACCTGCTTTAATGGTACTAGGTAAGATCATTAAAAAAGGTCAATACATAAACGATAAACATATACCAGTGGTATTGTTAATTGTCAGTGTTTTATTTGCAAATTTAATACTAGGATTAAGTCCCGAATCATTTATACAAGGGATATTAATTGCAGGTGCGAGTGTATTTGGCCATCAGTTGCTAAAACAATCTAAAGAGTAG
- a CDS encoding YolD-like family protein has product MNDTSKNRDRGTIKWTAMMLPEHVGMLRELKHKSKKHQKPIIDEQKLEEYEYIIFEAIETNSQLTFNYWRNGFFEEFTGYVNYIDHVIKRLHVKDKNGDIEYIQIDTINSMSIYSEGI; this is encoded by the coding sequence ATGAATGATACAAGTAAAAACAGAGACAGAGGAACAATCAAATGGACTGCAATGATGTTGCCAGAGCATGTTGGCATGTTGAGGGAATTAAAACATAAAAGTAAGAAACATCAAAAACCTATTATAGATGAACAGAAATTAGAAGAATATGAGTACATTATTTTTGAAGCGATTGAGACTAATAGTCAATTAACATTTAATTACTGGAGAAATGGATTTTTTGAGGAATTTACAGGGTATGTAAATTATATAGATCACGTAATTAAGAGGTTACATGTAAAAGATAAAAACGGAGATATAGAATATATTCAAATTGACACTATAAACTCTATGTCAATATATTCAGAAGGAATTTAG
- a CDS encoding helix-turn-helix domain-containing protein — protein sequence MIKLKSKIGECIETRGLKIKFVADKLGVSREQVGKWKNGKAFPRIDKLFELALLLGVKVDDLYEVIDSSDTIENEEF from the coding sequence ATGATTAAACTTAAAAGCAAAATTGGAGAATGTATAGAAACAAGAGGATTAAAGATAAAATTTGTGGCCGACAAACTAGGAGTGTCACGAGAACAGGTTGGAAAATGGAAGAATGGAAAGGCTTTTCCTAGAATTGATAAATTATTTGAATTGGCATTACTGCTAGGAGTCAAAGTTGATGATTTATATGAGGTAATTGATAGTAGTGATACTATCGAAAATGAGGAATTTTGA
- a CDS encoding FtsK/SpoIIIE domain-containing protein has protein sequence MLIEVLLGGAVWAGAEAMKRGVTDKQKLDRIFRKCGLYVKYNGKEETPKFIRSNQKESYTEYVYRIPEGLGFKDFEKKREIIEDSLNSSNNNITLSDVKKFDIKGDYKKQINEIKKSKIQQKEIVMTYNKLLTVKVFNQPLTDYLPYENTCGGWNVPIGVTRTEFIKHDFEKIMHMVVAGTTRYGKSIFLKNVITTLLLNQPKNVSFTLIDLKGGLTFNRFSQCPQIQNNTSEPEESLEVLQIINSQMDEVMEYLKQNNYENVQEAKIPNRHYIIIDEGAELAPGIEKDKDLKAIKNDCEVILSRIARIGGALGYRLIYATQTPYSEVLNHNIKQNCDAKLCFKLQTDKASEVVLGEGITDAHHLPFIKGRGVYLTDRKHIVQTPMIENDYIEGVVKGV, from the coding sequence ATGCTAATTGAAGTCTTGTTAGGTGGTGCAGTGTGGGCTGGTGCTGAGGCAATGAAACGTGGTGTTACAGATAAGCAGAAGTTAGATCGCATTTTTCGAAAGTGTGGATTGTATGTAAAATACAACGGTAAAGAAGAGACACCAAAGTTTATTAGATCTAATCAAAAAGAATCCTATACTGAGTATGTCTATCGAATTCCAGAGGGGTTAGGATTTAAAGATTTTGAGAAGAAAAGAGAAATTATAGAGGATAGTTTAAATAGTAGTAACAATAACATTACGCTATCAGATGTAAAGAAGTTTGACATAAAAGGTGATTATAAAAAACAAATCAATGAAATTAAGAAAAGTAAAATACAACAAAAAGAAATTGTTATGACTTATAACAAATTACTTACAGTAAAAGTTTTTAATCAACCTTTAACAGACTATCTTCCATATGAAAATACTTGCGGAGGTTGGAATGTACCAATAGGTGTTACACGAACTGAATTTATTAAACATGATTTTGAAAAAATAATGCATATGGTGGTAGCCGGTACAACTAGATATGGAAAGTCAATTTTCTTAAAAAATGTTATTACAACATTATTACTTAATCAACCTAAAAACGTTTCATTTACATTAATTGATCTAAAAGGTGGATTAACATTTAATCGTTTTAGCCAATGTCCACAAATACAAAACAACACAAGTGAGCCAGAGGAATCATTAGAAGTGTTACAAATAATTAATTCACAAATGGATGAAGTAATGGAATATTTGAAGCAAAACAATTATGAGAATGTTCAAGAGGCAAAGATTCCAAACAGACATTATATCATTATTGATGAAGGGGCAGAACTCGCACCAGGTATAGAAAAGGATAAGGATTTGAAAGCAATTAAAAATGATTGTGAGGTTATTCTGTCACGAATAGCAAGGATAGGAGGCGCTTTGGGGTATCGGTTGATATATGCAACTCAGACACCCTATAGTGAAGTGTTAAACCATAACATTAAACAAAACTGTGATGCAAAACTATGCTTTAAATTACAAACAGATAAGGCTAGTGAGGTTGTATTAGGGGAAGGAATTACAGACGCACACCATTTACCTTTTATTAAAGGTCGTGGAGTTTATCTAACTGATAGAAAGCATATTGTACAGACACCAATGATTGAAAATGATTACATCGAGGGAGTGGTGAAAGGTGTTTAA
- a CDS encoding helix-turn-helix domain-containing protein produces MPLRASYKPLEITLIRKDKTRSDLKRDLKISPSTLAKMSKGENVALSVIINICEYLNCNIEDVIELVKEDEKETTD; encoded by the coding sequence ATGCCTCTACGTGCTAGTTATAAGCCATTAGAAATTACATTAATTAGGAAGGATAAGACTAGATCAGATTTAAAAAGGGACTTAAAAATATCTCCATCTACTCTTGCAAAAATGTCAAAAGGAGAGAATGTTGCATTATCTGTAATTATCAATATATGTGAATACCTAAATTGCAACATTGAAGATGTTATTGAGTTAGTTAAAGAAGACGAAAAAGAGACCACCGATTAA
- a CDS encoding tyrosine-type recombinase/integrase, translating to MLRERTKMKKGKRFTDSTRVKKQNKINLSLTEMYERFLLFKKSEGLSKQTLFDYDVHFKYLLDFLERDLMADEMTTEIFLEYRNYMLNDLGLKASTVNIRLRTIRAFLRYSYEEGWIDQPIHEKFKPVKAPQKEVDALSPREIKLLLSQINDDYYAGFRDKVLFFTMLDSMARISELLAIKRENVDLRNGVIKLEADGTKTKVDRFVPISTRTSKLLQEYINETSDFEQEILFLTYDGQVLSANTVRKSLMDYGKAAGINKQVSPHIWRHSGAILYIMNGGDPFSLKSILGHTTLHMTNHYVQMANTDVKKRHNQFSAIKSLFE from the coding sequence ATGTTAAGAGAAAGAACAAAAATGAAAAAAGGTAAAAGGTTTACTGATTCTACAAGAGTAAAAAAACAAAATAAGATCAACCTGTCACTAACTGAAATGTATGAGCGTTTTCTATTATTTAAGAAAAGTGAAGGTTTATCTAAGCAAACACTATTTGATTATGATGTACACTTTAAATACTTACTGGACTTTCTTGAACGTGATCTTATGGCAGATGAAATGACTACTGAAATCTTTCTTGAATATCGAAATTACATGTTAAATGATTTAGGTCTAAAAGCATCAACAGTTAACATTAGACTTCGAACTATTCGTGCATTTTTACGATATAGTTATGAAGAAGGTTGGATAGACCAGCCAATACATGAGAAATTTAAACCTGTTAAAGCTCCACAAAAAGAAGTAGATGCATTGTCTCCACGAGAAATCAAACTATTACTAAGTCAAATTAACGATGATTATTATGCTGGTTTCCGTGATAAAGTTTTATTCTTTACTATGCTTGATAGTATGGCTCGAATTAGCGAGCTTTTAGCTATTAAGCGTGAAAATGTTGATTTAAGAAATGGAGTAATAAAACTTGAAGCAGATGGAACCAAAACAAAGGTTGATAGATTTGTACCAATATCAACAAGAACATCAAAACTCCTTCAAGAATACATTAATGAAACAAGTGATTTTGAACAAGAGATATTATTCCTTACTTATGATGGACAAGTTCTATCAGCTAACACTGTTAGAAAATCTCTAATGGACTATGGAAAAGCAGCAGGTATTAATAAGCAAGTTAGTCCTCACATATGGAGACATTCAGGTGCTATATTATACATTATGAATGGCGGTGATCCATTTTCACTAAAATCAATTCTAGGACATACAACACTCCATATGACTAACCATTACGTACAAATGGCAAATACAGATGTTAAGAAACGCCATAATCAGTTTTCTGCAATCAAGAGTTTATTTGAATAG
- a CDS encoding 3'-5' exonuclease: MDVIVFDLETTRNMNRSSMQYIIEIGAVKLVNRGGKLSYHSRFQAYVLPPNKYVSKADREFIHASKMDFKHAKKLRDTMRQFIHWIGNKPYYLCAWSTSDLHILVRNYVYGQKYNLSWIENYNDLQQKFGEMININRQISLTDSLKMSGIKLEGNQHSAIDDAMNTAKILLTYQSHIPLDMNSQSSLFSQFVVFLYSKCSSCNEVKYYTEFPIKKRGKSNRGKCNECLVKKRRYKKLMKLVKTLRHVMYSKRCNEH, encoded by the coding sequence ATGGATGTTATCGTTTTTGATTTAGAAACGACAAGGAATATGAATCGTAGTTCAATGCAATATATTATAGAGATTGGTGCGGTTAAACTTGTGAATAGAGGTGGAAAACTCTCCTATCATTCTCGTTTTCAAGCTTACGTGCTACCACCAAATAAATACGTGAGTAAAGCAGATAGAGAGTTTATTCATGCCTCCAAAATGGATTTTAAACATGCAAAGAAATTAAGAGATACGATGCGTCAATTCATTCATTGGATTGGAAATAAACCTTATTATTTATGTGCTTGGAGTACTTCTGATTTGCATATTTTAGTGAGAAACTATGTGTATGGACAAAAATATAATCTTAGTTGGATTGAAAACTATAATGATCTACAACAAAAGTTTGGTGAAATGATAAATATTAATAGACAAATATCTTTGACCGATAGTTTAAAGATGTCTGGGATAAAACTCGAAGGCAATCAACATAGTGCGATTGATGATGCAATGAATACGGCAAAAATTTTATTGACATATCAATCACATATCCCACTAGACATGAATAGTCAGTCAAGTCTCTTTTCTCAGTTTGTTGTTTTCCTTTATAGTAAATGCTCAAGCTGTAATGAAGTGAAATATTATACAGAGTTTCCTATAAAAAAGAGAGGTAAGTCCAATCGGGGAAAATGTAATGAATGTCTCGTGAAAAAAAGACGATATAAGAAACTAATGAAACTTGTAAAAACATTAAGACACGTCATGTATAGTAAAAGATGCAATGAACATTAA